In Blautia sp. SC05B48, a single genomic region encodes these proteins:
- a CDS encoding C-GCAxxG-C-C family protein, whose amino-acid sequence MSTKAEYAAKLHENGCNCAQAVACSFCREFGIDENEMFRIAEGFGLGMGVMEMCGAISGMAMIIGLSNSRGNTEEGSGSKGDTYKKLRTYIGKFKEKNGSCICRELKGVETGKVLCSCPQCITDAVALTEEYLAENR is encoded by the coding sequence ATGAGTACAAAAGCCGAATACGCTGCAAAATTACACGAGAATGGCTGCAACTGTGCACAGGCAGTTGCCTGCTCTTTCTGCCGGGAATTTGGCATCGATGAAAACGAGATGTTCCGTATTGCTGAGGGTTTCGGCCTTGGAATGGGTGTTATGGAAATGTGCGGTGCTATTTCCGGTATGGCTATGATCATCGGACTTTCCAACAGCCGCGGAAATACCGAAGAAGGTTCCGGCTCCAAAGGTGACACTTACAAAAAGCTTCGCACCTATATCGGGAAATTCAAAGAAAAAAACGGCTCCTGCATCTGCCGTGAATTAAAAGGTGTAGAGACAGGCAAGGTCCTCTGCAGCTGCCCGCAGTGCATCACGGATGCGGTTGCTCTTACAGAAGAATATCTTGCGGAAAACAGATAA
- a CDS encoding AraC family transcriptional regulator, whose protein sequence is MEIPVFGKEQYPLNRESGLSYTISDIYKHVPIHTHNHYELFIISEGTAYHMINDSVQTVRKGDLFFIRPNDMHSYNFYHSENFCVRNLGFSTQVLRNVSLFLEQEEKMDKLINSEMPAYVHLEGENFRKVLDAMDTAGKLVNSSHPRHARYHAQCVIALLLEDYFFTYDEKDPWNQMPSWLSELLLNMSKIENLQEGYEKMCELAPCSPSHLCRLLKQICGKTPTQYINQERLKYAVYLLAQTDREILDICECCGFSNVSHFYHLFREQFGVSPAKFRKTV, encoded by the coding sequence ATGGAAATACCGGTATTTGGAAAAGAACAGTATCCGCTGAACAGAGAGTCCGGACTTTCCTATACGATTTCGGATATTTACAAGCATGTGCCAATACATACTCATAATCATTATGAACTTTTTATCATTTCAGAGGGTACGGCCTATCATATGATCAATGATTCCGTGCAGACAGTAAGAAAGGGGGATCTGTTTTTTATACGCCCCAATGATATGCACAGCTATAACTTTTATCATTCGGAGAATTTCTGCGTCCGGAATCTGGGCTTTTCTACCCAGGTGCTCCGGAATGTTTCTCTGTTTCTGGAGCAGGAGGAAAAGATGGATAAACTGATAAACAGTGAGATGCCTGCCTATGTACATCTGGAAGGGGAAAATTTCCGCAAGGTTCTGGATGCAATGGATACTGCGGGAAAGCTGGTAAACAGCAGCCATCCCCGGCACGCAAGATATCATGCGCAGTGTGTCATTGCGCTTCTTCTGGAGGATTATTTCTTCACTTATGATGAAAAGGATCCCTGGAATCAGATGCCTTCCTGGCTGTCAGAGCTTCTCTTAAATATGTCAAAGATTGAAAATCTCCAGGAAGGCTACGAAAAAATGTGCGAGTTGGCTCCCTGCTCTCCAAGCCATCTCTGCAGGCTGCTGAAACAGATCTGTGGGAAAACGCCTACCCAGTATATTAACCAGGAGCGTCTGAAATATGCAGTTTATCTTCTGGCACAGACAGACCGGGAGATTCTGGATATCTGTGAGTGCTGCGGATTTTCCAATGTGAGCCACTTTTATCATCTGTTCCGGGAGCAGTTTGGAGTGTCACCGGCGAAATTCAGGAAGACGGTGTGA
- a CDS encoding MFS transporter: MSSSKARFFNPAVVGLIMLSFFLGTSEYTVIGILPEIADGFGISLTQAGSIVSLFAFAYGLGTPFLAAYVGKYNRFRITMLGISLFALCNLICAIAVNYMVFLVFRILTAVVSGTVVSISMTYAEDVASIPEHIPGVIAGVFSGFSVASVVGVPIASTITQTFGWRAAFITIFVATLALLALLFVKLPRQNRLKAGSILEQFKLFLDKRISIGCAIVFLAGASTYCFYTYLTPIFQQELHIPDSMLSLALLIFGIAAITSNVSSGQVANKTGIHMLPLIYVIQTVCLLLLPIATHNLISGGLVLFILGVVMYLLNSPLQMHFLKIATREHPACVNLASSLISVFFNFGIAAGSAMGGMIVKYAGLRFVGIGGAVPGIGAFICAMILLQIMKPGADIR, encoded by the coding sequence ATGTCATCATCCAAAGCTCGATTTTTTAATCCGGCTGTTGTAGGCCTGATCATGCTCAGCTTTTTTCTGGGTACCAGTGAATATACTGTGATCGGTATCCTGCCGGAAATTGCGGACGGATTCGGAATTTCACTGACTCAGGCCGGAAGCATTGTATCTCTGTTTGCCTTTGCCTATGGCCTTGGCACTCCGTTTCTGGCTGCCTATGTGGGAAAATACAACCGTTTTCGTATTACCATGCTGGGGATCTCACTGTTTGCGCTCTGCAATCTGATCTGTGCCATTGCTGTCAATTACATGGTATTTCTGGTGTTCCGTATTCTTACGGCTGTGGTTTCCGGTACTGTGGTTTCCATCTCCATGACTTATGCGGAAGATGTTGCTTCCATCCCGGAGCATATCCCAGGTGTGATCGCAGGTGTCTTTTCAGGCTTCAGCGTTGCTTCTGTTGTGGGTGTGCCTATCGCTTCCACTATCACGCAAACTTTTGGCTGGCGTGCGGCTTTTATCACGATCTTCGTGGCAACCCTGGCTCTGCTGGCGCTTCTGTTTGTGAAACTGCCGCGGCAGAACCGGCTGAAGGCCGGAAGTATTCTGGAACAGTTTAAGCTTTTTCTGGACAAAAGGATCTCCATTGGCTGTGCCATCGTTTTCCTGGCAGGCGCCTCCACTTACTGTTTCTATACTTATCTGACACCGATTTTCCAGCAGGAGCTCCATATTCCGGATTCCATGCTGAGCCTTGCGCTTCTGATCTTTGGTATTGCAGCGATCACCAGCAATGTAAGCTCCGGTCAGGTGGCAAACAAAACCGGCATCCACATGCTGCCCCTGATCTACGTCATCCAAACTGTATGTCTGCTGCTTCTGCCCATTGCCACCCATAATCTGATAAGCGGAGGACTGGTACTGTTTATCCTCGGTGTTGTGATGTATCTTCTGAACTCACCATTGCAGATGCATTTTTTGAAGATCGCTACCAGAGAGCATCCTGCCTGTGTAAACCTTGCATCTTCTTTGATCTCGGTTTTCTTTAACTTTGGTATTGCAGCCGGTTCTGCCATGGGTGGAATGATCGTAAAATATGCCGGACTTCGTTTTGTAGGGATCGGCGGTGCAGTTCCCGGCATCGGAGCGTTCATCTGTGCGATGATCCTGCTTCAGATCATGAAGCCTGGCGCGGATATCCGGTAA
- a CDS encoding glycoside hydrolase family 36 protein, producing the protein MSYKNENMKMIELHENGLDIRFRIRENGVVELADFSSQEVKKAIMEPKEDICYPAVEIHRSGTGSLNMHAYKNNINQSSVDFVYENHELKEQDGGKELEIVMVSPEKLKAVYHMRLFDGVPAVQTWTEIINEGSEDQGLTYVSSFMYQGISGGGEKPYYKKTDIYVPFNSWCCEAQWQKYDAETLNLNGMVVDGFNHQGYGLNRYCYSGKGTWSTCEYLPMGIAEDRETGETYIFQIESSGQWLAEYGSAQGGNLYLTLSGATEQEHGWYKNLKPGESFTTVPAGAAVVKGGLNPAAAALTRYRRKVRRPNTDDEKLNVVFNDYMNCLMGDPTTERELSIIDKAAELGCEYYCLDAGWYDDGFWWDRVGEWKEASGRFPNGLKEVCDHAHSKGLKMGLWLEIEVMGVACELANKLPDDWFVCRHGKRHIDNKRYMLDFRNPEVRKYCRDVVDRLINDYGVEYFKVDYNVTMGYGSDLNSDSCADAIREHYECLHQWYEEIFRDHPELVVENCGSGGQRMDYGMLKILSLQSTSDQTDYLYNANIAANVASAVTPEQGGMWVYPYEDEEEHVIYNVVNGILLRPYISGMVWKLGENSMNRMKEGISLYKEIREEVRDGVPFFPLGFGTLKSEVLAYGVKAEKNTYLSVWTPGTTEAVIPLENADQISRVSVIYPKEEMCEYKIENGNLAVKMPQEKAARLFRIEMK; encoded by the coding sequence ATGAGCTATAAAAATGAAAACATGAAAATGATCGAATTACATGAGAATGGCCTGGATATCCGGTTCCGTATCCGGGAAAACGGCGTGGTAGAGCTGGCAGATTTTTCTTCACAGGAAGTAAAAAAAGCAATCATGGAGCCGAAGGAGGATATCTGTTACCCGGCTGTTGAGATTCACAGAAGCGGCACAGGAAGCCTGAACATGCATGCTTACAAAAACAACATTAATCAGTCCTCTGTGGATTTTGTTTATGAGAACCATGAGCTGAAGGAACAGGATGGCGGAAAAGAGCTGGAGATCGTAATGGTTTCCCCGGAAAAGCTGAAGGCGGTATATCATATGCGCCTGTTTGACGGAGTGCCGGCAGTACAGACCTGGACAGAGATCATCAACGAGGGAAGCGAGGATCAGGGGCTGACTTATGTTTCTTCCTTTATGTATCAGGGAATCTCCGGAGGCGGCGAGAAGCCTTATTATAAAAAAACAGATATCTATGTGCCATTTAACAGCTGGTGCTGTGAGGCACAGTGGCAGAAATACGATGCAGAAACGCTGAATTTAAACGGAATGGTCGTAGATGGCTTCAATCATCAGGGATATGGCCTGAACCGTTATTGTTACAGTGGAAAGGGCACCTGGTCTACCTGTGAGTATCTTCCCATGGGAATTGCCGAGGACAGAGAAACGGGGGAGACGTATATTTTCCAGATTGAAAGCTCCGGACAGTGGCTGGCAGAATATGGCTCTGCACAGGGCGGAAATCTGTATCTTACCTTAAGCGGTGCCACCGAGCAGGAGCACGGTTGGTATAAGAATCTGAAACCAGGAGAAAGCTTCACAACCGTTCCGGCAGGGGCAGCTGTTGTAAAAGGTGGCCTGAATCCGGCAGCAGCGGCATTGACCAGGTATCGGAGAAAAGTACGCAGACCTAATACGGACGATGAGAAGCTGAACGTGGTATTTAATGATTACATGAACTGCCTGATGGGAGACCCTACAACGGAGCGGGAGCTTTCCATTATTGACAAGGCAGCAGAGCTTGGATGTGAATATTACTGCTTGGATGCAGGCTGGTATGACGACGGATTCTGGTGGGACCGTGTCGGGGAATGGAAAGAAGCATCCGGAAGATTCCCGAATGGTCTGAAAGAAGTCTGCGATCATGCACACAGTAAAGGCCTGAAAATGGGACTCTGGCTGGAAATCGAGGTTATGGGAGTTGCCTGCGAGCTGGCAAACAAGCTTCCTGATGACTGGTTTGTCTGCCGCCATGGAAAACGCCACATTGACAATAAACGCTATATGCTGGATTTCCGCAATCCGGAGGTACGAAAATACTGCCGTGATGTAGTAGACAGGCTGATCAATGATTACGGTGTAGAGTACTTTAAAGTGGACTATAACGTAACCATGGGATACGGAAGTGACCTGAACAGTGACAGCTGTGCAGATGCCATCCGTGAGCATTATGAATGCCTCCACCAGTGGTATGAGGAAATCTTCCGGGATCATCCGGAGCTTGTTGTGGAGAACTGCGGTTCCGGCGGACAGCGTATGGATTATGGTATGCTGAAGATATTAAGCCTGCAGTCTACCAGTGATCAGACAGATTATCTCTACAATGCCAATATCGCTGCCAACGTAGCCAGTGCGGTAACTCCGGAGCAGGGAGGTATGTGGGTATATCCGTATGAGGATGAAGAAGAGCATGTGATCTACAATGTAGTAAATGGCATACTTCTCCGCCCATATATCAGCGGTATGGTATGGAAACTGGGAGAAAATTCCATGAACCGGATGAAGGAGGGAATCTCCCTGTATAAGGAGATCCGGGAGGAAGTCCGTGACGGCGTGCCGTTCTTCCCACTTGGTTTTGGAACTCTGAAATCCGAAGTTCTTGCTTACGGAGTGAAAGCAGAGAAGAATACTTATCTTTCCGTATGGACACCGGGAACAACAGAAGCAGTGATCCCTCTGGAAAATGCAGATCAGATTAGCAGAGTATCCGTGATCTATCCGAAGGAAGAGATGTGCGAATATAAAATCGAAAATGGAAATCTTGCAGTGAAGATGCCGCAGGAAAAAGCAGCGAGATTATTTAGAATCGAGATGAAATAG
- a CDS encoding AraC family transcriptional regulator yields MPDIFQDSSQYFHISAFYALSLPYYHMEHHTHSSYEIMYITSGSCRVFCLDGTQDTEFPLKSGQFIFIRPDVPHRLEIPDGFPCSILNLEFSLTSEKSPVALELLLKKDPRFSRFWNFTDVSQGFCSGTDSRSFGYSLKDLLTFLQQNPGQIQKEEFLFFLLFSRMLTELAFCARSSRSTQGIVYLKKALRYIDEHYLEDIDIPAISAYAGINKSYLQALFTEKNGCTINTYINRKRMEQAAFLLCNSTLRITDIAFSSGCNSRQHFAHTFEKFYHMSPSRYRSLHTRPLRSDTQKKRYHMTDGLKLESEPFPHE; encoded by the coding sequence ATGCCAGATATTTTCCAGGACTCTTCCCAATATTTCCATATTTCTGCTTTTTATGCTCTCTCCCTGCCTTATTATCATATGGAGCACCACACACATTCCAGCTATGAGATCATGTATATCACCTCCGGTTCCTGCCGGGTTTTCTGCCTGGACGGCACGCAGGACACAGAATTCCCACTGAAATCCGGGCAATTTATCTTTATCCGGCCGGATGTACCTCACAGGCTGGAGATTCCAGATGGTTTCCCTTGCTCGATCCTGAATCTGGAATTTTCCCTTACTTCCGAAAAAAGCCCGGTTGCTCTGGAGCTTCTCCTGAAAAAGGATCCCAGATTTTCCCGGTTCTGGAATTTTACGGACGTCTCCCAGGGCTTCTGCTCCGGCACGGATTCCCGCAGCTTCGGATACAGCCTGAAGGATCTGCTCACATTTTTACAACAAAATCCCGGTCAGATACAAAAGGAAGAATTTCTCTTCTTTCTTCTTTTCAGCCGTATGCTTACAGAGCTTGCATTCTGCGCCCGCTCCAGCCGGAGCACTCAGGGAATCGTCTATCTGAAAAAAGCGCTCCGCTACATTGATGAGCATTATCTGGAAGACATTGATATTCCTGCCATCTCCGCATATGCAGGGATCAACAAATCCTACCTGCAGGCGCTCTTTACAGAAAAAAACGGCTGCACCATCAATACCTATATCAACCGCAAGCGTATGGAACAGGCCGCCTTTCTTCTGTGCAACAGTACTCTGCGCATTACGGATATTGCCTTTTCTTCCGGCTGCAACAGCCGGCAGCATTTTGCACATACCTTCGAAAAATTTTATCATATGAGCCCTTCCAGGTACCGAAGCCTTCATACTCGGCCTCTCCGTTCGGATACCCAAAAGAAACGCTATCATATGACTGACGGACTGAAGCTGGAAAGCGAACCCTTTCCTCATGAATAA
- a CDS encoding heavy metal translocating P-type ATPase: protein MKFYIKHETRGRLRIHLAQKRMSYGQADTLLYYLENLDGVASAKVYERTCDAVINYRGSRAAVIRGISEFHYQDVEVPSQVLQSSGRALNAEYQEKLISKVICHYGRRLFLPYPLNAIYTTATSLKYIWKGIDTLLHRKIEVPVLDATAIGVSVLRQDFGTAGSIMFLLGIGEILEEWTHKKSVGDLARTMSLNVGKVWLKRQDQEILVESGEVQPGDEVVVRMGTVIPFDGSVTDGEAMVNQASLTGESVPVCKKEGSVAYAGTVVEEGEITIRVKTVGGSSRYDKIVTMIEESEKLKSSLEGKAEHLADKLVPYTLGGTALTYLITRNATKALAILMVDFSCALKLAMPISVLSAIREAGTHKVTVKGGKYLEAMAEADTIVFDKTGTLTKAKPTVVDVVPFDNNNPDEMLRIAACMEEHFPHSMAKAVVSAAKKKHLAHEEMHSKVEYVVAHGISTTIENHKAVIGSYHFVFEDEKCLIPEEGREKFDNIPEEYSHLYLAIDGRLAAVICIEDPLREEAKASVEALRGAGISKIVMMTGDSERTAAAIARRVGVDEYYSEVLPEDKANFIEKEKAAGRKVIMVGDGINDSPALSAANVGIAISDGAEIAREIADITVGADDLQELVVLKEISNALMKRIRRNYRFIITFNAGLIACGVAGILQPTSSALLHNTSTLAISLKSMQNLLP from the coding sequence GTGAAATTTTATATCAAACATGAGACAAGAGGCCGGCTTCGTATCCATCTTGCTCAGAAGAGAATGAGTTACGGGCAGGCAGATACGCTGCTGTATTATCTCGAGAACCTTGATGGAGTGGCTTCTGCTAAGGTATACGAGAGAACCTGTGATGCAGTTATAAATTATCGGGGCAGCAGAGCAGCGGTTATCCGTGGCATCAGCGAATTTCATTATCAGGATGTAGAGGTTCCTTCACAGGTGCTGCAGAGCTCAGGGAGAGCACTGAATGCAGAATATCAGGAGAAGCTGATCTCCAAAGTGATCTGTCATTATGGAAGAAGGCTTTTTTTGCCATATCCGCTGAATGCCATTTATACAACAGCTACTTCCCTGAAATATATCTGGAAGGGAATTGATACACTTCTTCACCGTAAGATCGAGGTGCCGGTTCTGGATGCCACTGCAATTGGAGTGTCTGTATTACGTCAGGACTTCGGTACTGCAGGCTCCATCATGTTCCTGCTTGGGATCGGAGAGATCCTGGAAGAGTGGACACATAAGAAATCCGTAGGTGATCTTGCAAGAACCATGTCCCTGAATGTTGGCAAGGTATGGCTGAAGAGACAGGATCAGGAGATCCTGGTAGAGTCCGGAGAGGTCCAGCCGGGAGATGAGGTTGTTGTACGTATGGGTACCGTAATTCCTTTTGACGGAAGTGTTACGGATGGAGAGGCTATGGTCAACCAGGCTTCTCTTACCGGCGAGTCTGTACCGGTATGCAAGAAAGAGGGCAGCGTTGCCTATGCAGGCACTGTTGTGGAGGAAGGTGAGATCACCATCCGCGTAAAGACCGTAGGAGGTTCCAGCCGTTATGACAAGATCGTCACCATGATCGAGGAGTCTGAGAAGCTGAAATCTTCTTTGGAGGGAAAGGCAGAGCATCTGGCAGATAAGCTGGTTCCGTATACACTTGGAGGAACAGCTCTTACATATCTGATTACCAGAAACGCTACCAAAGCTCTTGCGATCCTGATGGTAGACTTCTCCTGTGCGCTGAAGCTTGCAATGCCGATCTCCGTATTGTCCGCAATCCGTGAGGCCGGTACACACAAAGTTACAGTTAAGGGCGGTAAATATCTGGAGGCAATGGCAGAGGCAGATACCATCGTATTTGACAAGACCGGAACTCTGACAAAAGCGAAACCGACCGTTGTGGACGTGGTTCCGTTTGATAACAATAATCCGGATGAAATGCTTCGTATCGCCGCATGTATGGAAGAGCATTTCCCGCATTCCATGGCGAAAGCCGTTGTCAGTGCAGCCAAGAAGAAACATCTGGCACACGAGGAGATGCATTCCAAGGTTGAATATGTAGTAGCGCATGGAATTTCCACTACGATCGAAAACCATAAGGCCGTGATCGGAAGCTATCACTTTGTATTTGAAGATGAGAAATGTCTGATCCCGGAGGAGGGCAGGGAGAAATTCGACAATATTCCGGAAGAGTATTCTCATCTGTATCTTGCCATTGACGGACGCCTTGCGGCAGTGATCTGTATTGAAGATCCCCTTCGTGAGGAAGCGAAAGCTTCTGTAGAAGCACTGCGTGGGGCAGGAATTTCCAAGATCGTTATGATGACAGGGGACAGCGAGCGTACAGCAGCAGCCATTGCCAGACGTGTGGGAGTGGACGAATATTATTCCGAGGTACTTCCGGAGGATAAGGCCAACTTCATCGAAAAAGAAAAGGCAGCCGGAAGAAAGGTTATCATGGTAGGTGACGGAATCAATGATTCTCCGGCACTTTCCGCAGCCAATGTCGGTATCGCCATCAGTGATGGTGCTGAAATTGCCCGGGAGATCGCAGATATTACTGTAGGTGCAGATGATCTTCAGGAGCTTGTTGTTCTGAAAGAGATCAGCAATGCACTGATGAAGCGTATCAGACGCAATTACCGTTTTATTATTACCTTTAACGCAGGCCTTATCGCCTGTGGCGTTGCAGGTATCCTGCAGCCGACTTCATCCGCACTTCTGCATAATACCTCCACACTGGCGATCAGTCTGAAGAGTATGCAGAATCTGCTCCCATAG
- a CDS encoding DUF6110 family protein: MADFKFKKSGLFAAGVLFGTAGIKILTSKDAKKLYTGCTAAVLRAKDCIMKTATNLQENAEDIFAEAKEINEERAAAEEAVEDVETEAEETVAEDAFKETAEETEEATEETAEETAE; encoded by the coding sequence ATGGCAGACTTTAAATTCAAAAAATCAGGACTTTTTGCAGCAGGCGTTCTTTTCGGAACAGCAGGAATCAAGATCCTTACAAGCAAGGATGCGAAGAAGCTTTACACAGGATGCACAGCAGCCGTTTTAAGAGCTAAGGACTGCATTATGAAAACAGCTACGAATCTGCAGGAGAACGCTGAAGATATTTTCGCTGAAGCTAAGGAGATCAATGAGGAAAGAGCAGCAGCTGAAGAAGCTGTAGAGGATGTTGAGACAGAAGCTGAGGAAACTGTAGCTGAGGATGCATTCAAAGAAACAGCAGAAGAGACAGAAGAAGCAACAGAAGAGACAGCAGAAGAGACAGCAGAGTAA
- a CDS encoding transcriptional repressor: protein MHIAEAETEEKKTGCYRHTEMQRDLIIEKLKEKGFRITRQRKILLDIILEGECSCCKEIYYRAFALDPGIGVATVYRMINTLESIGAISRKNMYRVACSTKGACAVELDDDTICHLSGQKLNEVILAGLRACGEISEQNIRTLALLPVHEVG, encoded by the coding sequence ATGCATATTGCAGAAGCTGAAACAGAAGAGAAAAAAACGGGATGCTACCGACATACAGAGATGCAGAGGGATCTTATTATAGAGAAACTGAAGGAGAAGGGATTCCGCATCACCAGACAGAGAAAGATCCTTCTGGATATTATCCTGGAGGGAGAGTGCTCCTGCTGTAAGGAAATCTATTACAGGGCTTTCGCACTGGATCCAGGAATCGGTGTGGCCACAGTATATCGTATGATCAATACACTGGAGTCCATCGGTGCTATCAGCCGAAAGAATATGTATCGCGTGGCATGCAGCACAAAAGGAGCCTGTGCAGTAGAACTGGATGATGATACGATATGCCATCTGTCCGGGCAGAAGCTTAATGAAGTGATCCTTGCAGGACTTCGGGCCTGCGGAGAGATCAGTGAGCAGAATATCCGTACCCTGGCACTGCTGCCTGTTCATGAGGTCGGGTGA
- a CDS encoding ABC transporter ATP-binding protein, translating to MASLSLSHINKTYPNGFQAVKDFNLEIEDKEFIIFVGPSGCGKSTTLRMIAGLEEISGGTLKIGDKVMNDVEPKDRDIAMVFQNYALYPHMTVYDNMAFGLKLRKVPKDQIDKAVREAARILDLDKLLDRKPKALSGGQRQRVAMGRAIVRNPKVFLMDEPLSNLDAKLRVQMRIEISKIHQRLGATIIYVTHDQTEAMTLGTRIVVMKDGVVQQVDTPQNLYQKPGNLFVAGFMGSPQMNFLDAVISEKGGNVVATIGGEHEVIVPAAKAKILKDKGYVGKKVVLGIRPEDIHDSQMFLETSPSKPMNSVVKVYELLGAEVFLYFDVDGTQVTARVDPRTTAKTGDPIRFAFDMEKAHFFDKETELTITN from the coding sequence ATGGCAAGTTTATCATTATCTCACATTAATAAAACTTATCCGAACGGCTTCCAGGCAGTTAAAGATTTCAACCTGGAGATCGAAGACAAAGAATTCATCATCTTCGTAGGACCATCCGGATGTGGAAAATCTACAACACTTCGTATGATCGCAGGTCTTGAGGAGATCAGCGGTGGTACACTTAAGATCGGTGACAAAGTCATGAACGATGTTGAGCCTAAGGACCGTGATATCGCAATGGTATTCCAGAACTACGCTCTGTATCCTCATATGACAGTTTATGATAACATGGCATTCGGACTTAAGCTTCGTAAAGTTCCGAAGGACCAGATCGACAAGGCTGTTCGTGAAGCAGCAAGAATCCTTGACCTTGACAAGCTTCTTGATCGTAAACCGAAGGCTCTTTCCGGTGGTCAGAGACAGCGAGTTGCTATGGGACGTGCTATCGTTCGTAATCCTAAGGTATTCCTTATGGATGAGCCTCTTTCCAACCTGGATGCTAAACTTCGTGTACAGATGCGTATCGAGATCTCCAAGATCCATCAGAGACTTGGTGCTACAATCATCTATGTAACACATGACCAGACAGAGGCTATGACACTTGGTACCAGAATCGTTGTTATGAAAGACGGTGTTGTTCAGCAGGTTGATACACCACAGAACCTGTATCAGAAACCAGGCAACCTCTTCGTTGCTGGATTCATGGGATCTCCGCAGATGAACTTCCTTGATGCTGTTATCTCCGAGAAAGGCGGCAATGTAGTTGCTACGATCGGTGGTGAGCATGAGGTTATCGTTCCGGCAGCTAAGGCTAAAATCCTGAAAGACAAAGGCTATGTTGGAAAGAAAGTTGTTCTTGGTATCCGTCCTGAGGATATCCATGATTCTCAGATGTTCCTTGAGACATCTCCAAGCAAACCAATGAACTCCGTAGTTAAAGTTTACGAGCTTCTTGGTGCTGAAGTATTCCTGTACTTCGATGTTGACGGAACTCAGGTTACAGCACGAGTTGATCCTCGTACAACAGCTAAGACCGGTGATCCGATCAGATTTGCATTCGATATGGAGAAAGCTCACTTCTTCGACAAAGAGACAGAGCTTACTATCACAAACTAA
- a CDS encoding PucR family transcriptional regulator: MKIQQTIQKSLDDWNRISGLDFCILDENDQIYISTGDRRLPSSEKLAQFREDPALCISNHSCILYKLNNTPQSNMLLIVWGSGEQASTIGELAVCQVESLLTAYTEKTDKNSFMQNLLLNRYSQVEAFNKAARLHITPSARRAVFLVETKQHKDENALATIRNIFSARTRDFITALDDSGIIVVRELQNTESYEELDGIACMLVDMLNTEAMTSAWVSYSNVADDIMELSDAYKEARTALEVGKIFYADKNVFGYNRLGIGRLIYQLPTQVCNMFVGEIFGEESLESIDDETLNIIRTFFENNLNLSETSRQLYVHRNTLVYRFEKLQKRFGLDIRTFEDALAFKLAMMVSDYITYSGNHGK, encoded by the coding sequence ATGAAAATACAGCAAACAATTCAAAAATCTCTGGATGACTGGAACCGGATCAGCGGTCTTGATTTCTGTATTCTGGATGAAAATGACCAGATATACATTTCCACAGGGGATCGCCGGCTTCCTTCTTCTGAAAAGCTTGCTCAGTTCCGGGAGGATCCTGCCTTATGCATCTCCAATCACAGCTGCATTCTGTACAAGCTGAACAACACACCTCAGAGCAATATGCTTCTGATCGTATGGGGCTCCGGAGAGCAGGCTTCTACCATCGGAGAGCTTGCTGTCTGCCAGGTAGAAAGTCTCCTAACCGCCTATACGGAAAAAACAGACAAGAACTCCTTTATGCAGAATCTTCTCCTGAACCGCTATTCCCAGGTAGAGGCTTTTAACAAGGCTGCCCGTCTTCATATCACACCTTCTGCCCGCCGTGCGGTATTTCTTGTGGAAACCAAGCAGCACAAGGACGAAAATGCCCTGGCTACCATCCGTAACATCTTTTCTGCCCGTACACGGGATTTTATCACTGCACTGGATGATTCCGGCATCATCGTAGTACGTGAGCTTCAGAACACCGAAAGCTACGAAGAGCTGGATGGTATCGCCTGCATGCTGGTGGATATGCTCAATACAGAGGCCATGACCTCTGCCTGGGTTTCCTACAGCAATGTTGCAGATGATATCATGGAGCTTTCCGACGCCTACAAGGAAGCCCGCACTGCTCTGGAGGTCGGCAAGATCTTTTATGCTGACAAAAACGTTTTCGGTTACAACCGGCTGGGCATTGGCCGTCTGATCTATCAGCTTCCCACTCAGGTCTGCAACATGTTTGTAGGCGAGATCTTCGGAGAAGAATCCCTGGAATCTATCGACGACGAAACCCTCAATATCATCCGGACCTTCTTTGAAAATAACCTGAACCTTTCTGAAACTTCCAGACAGCTCTATGTGCACCGGAATACTCTGGTATACCGTTTTGAAAAGCTGCAGAAACGTTTTGGCCTGGATATCCGTACCTTTGAGGATGCACTGGCCTTCAAGCTTGCCATGATGGTGTCCGATTACATCACCTACTCCGGAAATCATGGAAAATAG